The Scomber japonicus isolate fScoJap1 chromosome 13, fScoJap1.pri, whole genome shotgun sequence genome includes a window with the following:
- the alkbh4 gene encoding alpha-ketoglutarate-dependent dioxygenase alkB homolog 4: MMAPGSTDAGSSCACKGIRRCLLCEKTKENTHLEANEPKLVRRFLYDPETKLAVSRDTEQPAPSSFPFPGVFLWENFISEEEEEELIRSMDQDVWNHSQSGRRKQDFGPKVNFKKKKVRFAGFSGLPASSRDLVLRMQRDPSLADFRPVEQCNLDYHPERGSAIDPHLDDSWLWGERLVTVNMLSDTVLTMSLRQCGLHDDGPTEEEEEEVHVAVRLPRRCLVVLFGEARHRWKHAIHRTDVQQRRVCSTYRELSQEFLPGGQREETGAQLLHTALSFTGTPV, from the exons ATGATGGCTCCTGGCAGCACTGACGCTGGAAGCTCGTGCGCTTGTAAAGGCATCAGACGGTGTCTCCTGTGCGAGAAGaccaaagaaaacacacatctgGAAGCGAATGAAccaaaa CTGGTGCGTCGTTTCCTCTACGATCCCGAGACAAAGCTCGCCGttagcagagacacagagcagccCGCGCCGTCGTCTTTCCCCTTTCCTGGCGTCTTCCTGTGGGAGAACTTCatatcagaagaagaagaggaggagctgatACGCAGCATGGACCAAGATGTGTGGAATCACTCCCAGTCTGGTCGAAGGAAGCAG GACTTTGGCCCGAAAGTGAActtcaagaaaaagaaagtgcgCTTTGCCGGCTTCAGCGGACTTCCCGCTTCGAGCCGGGACCTCGTCCTCCGCATGCAGCGCGATCCGAGCCTGGCGGACTTCCGACCGGTGGAGCAGTGCAACCTGGACTACCACCCGGAACGAGGCTCGGCCATCGACCCCCACCTGGACGACTCCTGGCTGTGGGGGGAACGTCTGGTCACCGTCAACATGTTGTCCGACACCGTGCTCACCATGTCGCTACGGCAATGCGGTCTCCATGACGACGGGccgacggaggaggaggaggaggaagtccACGTGGCGGTGCGTCTCCCTCGCAGGTGTTTGGTGGTGTTGTTCGGCGAGGCGCGGCACCGCTGGAAACACGCCATTCACAGGACGGACGTTCAGCAGCGCAGAGTCTGCAGCACCTACAGAGAACTGTCTCAGGAGTTCCTACCTGGAGGACAACGAGAGGAGACGGGAGCTCAGCTGCTGCACACGGCTCTCAGCTTCACTGGAACGCCTGTATGA